A window of the Henckelia pumila isolate YLH828 chromosome 3, ASM3356847v2, whole genome shotgun sequence genome harbors these coding sequences:
- the LOC140890532 gene encoding protease Do-like 1, chloroplastic isoform X2: MSSLQFVFFKRTLPLLSTLPISPSGRQDAFTLDVLEVPQGSGSGFVWDTLGHIVTNYHVIRGASDLKVTLADQTTYDAKVIGFDQDKDVAVLRIDAPKHKLRPIPIGVSADLLVGQKVFAIGNPFGLDHTLTTGVISGLRREISSAATGRPIQDVIQTDAAINPGNSGGPLLDSSGNLIGINTAIYSPSGASSGVGFSIPVDTVGGIVDQLVKFGKVTRPILGIKFAPDQSVEQLGVSGVLVLDAPPNGPAGKAGLQSTKRDTYGRLILGDIITSIDGKKVSNGSDLYRILDQCKVGDKVTIEVLRGDHLEKVPVVLEPKPDES; the protein is encoded by the exons ATGAGCTCGCTACAGTTCGTCTTTTTCAAGAGAACACTCCCTCTGTTGTCTACATTACCAATCTCGCCGTCAG GTAGGCAGGATGCGTTTACATTGGACGTGTTGGAGGTGCCTCAAGGATCGGGTTCAGGATTTGTATGGGATACGCTGGGCCACATTGTCACAAATTATCATGTCATTCGGGGTGCTTCAGATCTCAA GGTCACTCTTGCAGACCAAACCACTTACGATGCTAAAGTTATCGGGTTTGATCAGGACAAAGATGTTGCAGTCCTGCGTATTGATGCTCCAAAGCACAAGTTGAGACCTATACCAATTGGTGTGTCTGCTGACCTACTTGTTGGTCAAAAAGTTTTTGCAATTGGAAATCCT TTTGGACTTGACCATACACTTACGACTGGCGTCATCAG TGGTCTTCGGAGGGAAATCAGTTCGGCTGCAACTGGTCGTCCGATCCAGGATGTCATCCAGACTGATGCTGCCATTAATCCGGGAAATAGTGGAGGGCCGCTTCTAGATAGTTCAGGGAATCTTATTGGGATAAACACAGCTATATACTCTCCTTCTGGTGCTTCATCTGGTGTGGGATTTTCTATTCCAGTTGACACT GTTGGTGGCATTGTTGATCAATTAGTAAAGTTTGGGAAAGTCACCAGACCCATTTTGGGTATTAAGTTTGCACCAGATCAATCAGTGGAGCAATTAGGAGTAAGCGGAGTTCTTGTCTTGGATGCTCCTCCCAATGGGCCGGCTGGGAAAGCG GGTCTTCAATCTACCAAACGAGATACATATGGCAGACTTATTTTGGGTGATATAATTACGTCTATTGATGGAAAGAAGGTCTCCAATGGTAGTGATTTGTATAGAATACTGGACCAATGCAAAGTTGGTGACAAG GTGACTATTGAAGTGTTACGTGGTGATCACCTGGAAAAGGTTCCTGTAGTCCTCGAACCAAAGCCTGACGAATCCTGA